Proteins encoded in a region of the Methanobacterium petrolearium genome:
- a CDS encoding MBL fold metallo-hydrolase produces MIINRKGTINPAHPHARDIIDEEMEVPILAHWVHHEEKGDFLLDTGLDAAYSTDPKGRLEGTDVDVFQQNKGENIAKHIEQNGINLKTVFLSHLHADHAAGVRELPKNIPYVIAKGEYGQYHPKIHGDFLEGLEELYEIDFSRATLMPPLGLGVDLLGDGSLWAILTHGHTPYHVSFLVNTLAGPILLAMDAAFIHENLELGIAPSDYTWNVKKAQETLDKIIEFLGEYPQVRVGPGHEI; encoded by the coding sequence GTGATAATTAACAGAAAGGGCACCATTAATCCTGCTCATCCCCATGCCAGGGATATCATTGATGAGGAAATGGAGGTTCCCATACTGGCCCACTGGGTTCACCATGAAGAAAAAGGTGATTTTCTTCTGGATACAGGTCTTGATGCTGCATACTCAACTGATCCTAAGGGAAGACTGGAAGGCACAGATGTGGATGTATTCCAACAGAATAAAGGCGAAAATATAGCCAAACACATTGAACAGAATGGAATCAATTTAAAAACGGTTTTTTTAAGTCATTTACATGCTGATCATGCAGCAGGTGTGAGGGAACTTCCAAAAAACATCCCCTATGTTATAGCTAAGGGAGAATATGGCCAATACCATCCAAAAATCCATGGGGATTTCCTGGAAGGACTGGAAGAACTATATGAGATCGACTTTTCCAGGGCCACCCTAATGCCTCCATTGGGTCTTGGTGTGGATCTTCTGGGCGATGGATCACTATGGGCAATATTAACTCATGGACACACCCCTTACCATGTTTCTTTTCTTGTAAATACCCTTGCTGGTCCTATATTACTTGCCATGGATGCTGCTTTCATCCATGAAAATCTGGAACTTGGAATTGCGCCTAGTGATTACACTTGGAATGTGAAGAAGGCACAGGAAACATTGGATAAAATAATTGAATTTTTAGGGGAGTATCCCCAGGTTAGGGTGGGCCCGGGGCATGAGATCTGA
- a CDS encoding pyridoxamine 5'-phosphate oxidase family protein, whose amino-acid sequence MVLSQEMMEAIEKNNIVWLATANKDNKPNVVPIGLARPLNNEKVLLVANFMNKTFENLKNNPQASIAANNISECPYQFKGNVEIHESGKYFDDAVDWAKSVMSQLNPKAAVLLNIEQIYSVQPGPDAGKKVV is encoded by the coding sequence ATGGTATTAAGTCAAGAGATGATGGAAGCTATAGAAAAAAACAATATTGTGTGGTTGGCAACTGCAAATAAAGACAATAAACCTAATGTTGTTCCAATTGGACTTGCAAGACCTTTAAACAATGAAAAAGTTCTGTTAGTGGCTAATTTCATGAACAAGACCTTTGAAAATCTAAAAAATAACCCCCAAGCATCAATAGCAGCCAATAATATCTCTGAATGCCCTTACCAGTTCAAAGGCAACGTGGAAATTCATGAATCTGGTAAATATTTTGACGATGCAGTGGACTGGGCTAAAAGTGTAATGTCCCAACTCAATCCCAAAGCAGCTGTTTTGTTAAATATCGAACAAATATATTCGGTCCAACCAGGCCCAGATGCTGGTAAAAAAGTTGTCTAA
- a CDS encoding MTH865 family protein, whose amino-acid sequence MSVKEEIHAQIVGALAGTKFPIETPEALLSAFPDGAETTCKSGDVELKAGDAGQVLTADDFPFKSAKEVADVIVERAGL is encoded by the coding sequence ATGAGTGTTAAAGAAGAAATACATGCACAAATTGTGGGAGCACTAGCTGGAACTAAATTCCCTATAGAAACACCAGAAGCATTACTGTCAGCATTTCCTGACGGTGCAGAAACAACCTGTAAATCAGGAGATGTTGAACTGAAAGCAGGGGATGCTGGTCAAGTACTGACTGCAGATGATTTCCCCTTCAAATCAGCCAAAGAAGTTGCAGACGTAATAGTTGAAAGGGCAGGATTATAA
- a CDS encoding sensor histidine kinase, protein MLNEGKSKEELMDKINELKAILESNQESTQKIIENERVLSQTALELVDLSPSIDIYDFIAKKLANLIENAIIAVSMYDGPSDSIMVRSVIGENKRLNELSQKILGGGLTDIKIPLTSFNEFYGDKESKNTILSGKLLKMEDGLYQVFSGQLSKNITRMAELTLNMGDMYGTGFESKGRLYGTVYIFLKNGNTLKNKELVQSLISLFAVAIQRKQAENEIKTALEEKEMLLKEIHHRVKNNLMIISSLLNLQSSYIHDEGARDVFKESQNRANSMALIHERLYQSTDLKNIDFGDYIRSLTTDLYHTMVADPGQVRLDIDVEDVKIDINTVVPLGLIVNELVTNSMKHAFPGDESGHIKVEFYLKNEKIVLKVSDNGIGFPTDLDYKNTSSLGLQLVNNLTSQIDGELELDRSQGTAFTLVFEEKE, encoded by the coding sequence ATGTTAAATGAAGGAAAATCCAAGGAAGAACTCATGGATAAAATTAATGAATTAAAGGCCATTTTAGAATCTAATCAGGAATCTACTCAAAAGATCATAGAAAACGAGCGAGTTTTATCCCAAACTGCTTTAGAATTGGTTGATTTATCTCCAAGTATTGATATTTACGATTTTATTGCCAAAAAATTGGCGAATTTAATTGAAAACGCTATTATTGCCGTTAGTATGTATGATGGACCATCAGATAGCATTATGGTGCGTTCTGTAATTGGGGAAAATAAAAGATTAAATGAACTTTCCCAAAAAATTTTAGGAGGGGGATTAACTGATATAAAGATTCCACTCACTTCTTTTAATGAATTTTATGGTGATAAAGAATCTAAAAATACCATCCTCAGCGGTAAACTTCTTAAAATGGAAGATGGATTATATCAGGTGTTTTCAGGACAATTGTCAAAAAATATAACCAGAATGGCTGAATTAACTCTGAATATGGGGGATATGTATGGCACTGGTTTTGAATCAAAGGGAAGACTTTATGGTACTGTGTATATCTTTCTTAAGAATGGTAACACATTAAAAAATAAGGAACTTGTGCAATCATTAATCAGTCTTTTTGCCGTAGCAATACAAAGAAAACAGGCTGAAAATGAGATAAAAACAGCTTTAGAAGAGAAGGAAATGCTCCTTAAGGAGATCCATCATCGGGTTAAAAATAATCTAATGATTATTTCCAGTTTACTGAATCTCCAATCATCTTATATTCATGATGAAGGGGCACGTGATGTTTTCAAAGAAAGTCAAAACCGAGCTAACTCTATGGCCCTGATCCATGAAAGGTTGTATCAATCCACCGACCTCAAAAACATAGATTTCGGTGATTACATAAGAAGTCTCACCACGGATCTGTACCACACTATGGTTGCTGATCCTGGACAGGTTAGACTTGATATTGATGTAGAGGATGTGAAGATTGATATTAACACGGTTGTTCCTTTAGGGCTTATTGTGAATGAACTCGTCACCAACAGCATGAAACACGCTTTTCCTGGTGATGAAAGTGGACACATCAAGGTAGAATTTTACCTAAAAAATGAGAAAATTGTCCTAAAAGTCAGTGATAATGGAATTGGGTTTCCAACAGATTTAGACTACAAAAATACCAGTTCATTAGGATTACAACTGGTTAATAATTTAACCTCACAAATTGATGGTGAGTTGGAACTTGATCGGAGTCAAGGAACAGCTTTCACCCTTGTTTTTGAAGAAAAAGAATGA
- a CDS encoding MFS transporter produces MGYLICGKCKSYYKLQSGESPKDFVSDCDCGGKLKYVENLDIVDPTWKQTSINRKSTKSEILKEKIQSLSSLPGKFKNRLVEFYYNNFGKWIYNLKNHGRVHKTSHRNPYGMGPGFMNSIMNELNFQNIRWVLVIPVAAVITLILAFTQGIFTLFTFLLLLAVGYLSDNMVIGAKNAVVTGAISFLLGSLFAGSFLYIIPYTLLGVINGAVCGLIGGYIKNRI; encoded by the coding sequence GTGGGTTATCTAATTTGTGGAAAATGCAAGAGTTACTATAAACTGCAATCCGGTGAGTCTCCAAAAGATTTTGTCAGTGACTGTGATTGTGGTGGTAAACTAAAATATGTTGAAAATTTAGATATCGTTGATCCCACCTGGAAACAAACCTCAATAAACAGAAAAAGTACAAAAAGCGAGATCCTAAAAGAAAAGATACAATCCCTGTCTTCTCTGCCAGGGAAGTTTAAAAATAGACTGGTAGAATTTTATTATAATAACTTTGGAAAATGGATATATAATCTTAAAAATCATGGCAGAGTTCATAAAACTTCCCATAGGAACCCTTATGGGATGGGACCTGGTTTTATGAATTCTATAATGAATGAACTTAATTTTCAGAACATACGTTGGGTTTTAGTAATCCCAGTTGCAGCAGTAATAACACTGATATTGGCTTTTACCCAAGGCATTTTCACTCTTTTCACTTTTCTCCTGTTACTAGCTGTTGGCTACTTATCTGATAACATGGTTATTGGAGCTAAAAACGCAGTGGTTACTGGGGCAATTTCCTTCTTATTAGGAAGTCTATTTGCAGGTTCCTTCCTTTATATAATACCGTATACTCTATTAGGAGTTATTAATGGGGCTGTGTGTGGGTTGATAGGGG
- a CDS encoding sodium:solute symporter family protein encodes MDLMILSMVVLIFLLINAYVGYVAWRRTKSAEDYMVAGRETHPFIMALSYGSTFISTAAIVGFGGVAANYGMGILWLVFLNILIGIFIAFVFFGKRTRRMGHNLGALTFPEFLSKRFNSKFIQYFSGAVIFIGMPLYASVVLVGMARFVETTLQIDYNIALIVMAIIVALYVIFGGIRGVMYTDALQGSIMFFGMIFLVVTTYWMLGGVTDANQALTNLVNVIPTNATSMATATGFTGWTSMPALGSAFWWTLVSSLILGVGIGVLSQPQLVVRFMTVKTNRELNRGVLIGAVFIFVMTFGAYVVGALSNVYFFQTTGQTAVQAAGGNLDKVIPTFITAAMPLWFAYIFMVALLSAAMSTLSSQFHVQGTAFGRDIYETLVRKTGGSSVRVARIGIVIAVFIAVILGFILPASVVAVGTAMWFGITAAAFLAIYVAALYWKRATKEGAIAGLISGALVSLIWLVFGFKKSAEGLGVSKALLGQSTVITTVPWPTVDPMIIALPVAVVMTIVVTLLTKPPEKEFLDKCFNGIRSGKEE; translated from the coding sequence ATGGATTTAATGATACTGAGTATGGTTGTTTTGATATTTCTTTTAATTAATGCCTATGTGGGTTATGTTGCCTGGCGTAGAACTAAAAGTGCGGAAGATTACATGGTTGCAGGGAGAGAAACACACCCTTTCATCATGGCATTGAGTTACGGGTCCACCTTCATCAGCACGGCAGCTATTGTCGGTTTTGGAGGAGTTGCTGCCAATTATGGTATGGGTATTCTATGGTTGGTCTTTCTAAACATTCTCATTGGAATATTTATTGCTTTTGTCTTTTTCGGAAAACGTACCCGAAGAATGGGACACAATTTAGGGGCGTTAACTTTCCCTGAATTTTTATCCAAACGTTTTAACAGTAAATTTATCCAATACTTCTCAGGTGCTGTTATTTTTATTGGAATGCCCCTTTATGCATCGGTAGTCCTGGTGGGCATGGCCAGGTTCGTTGAAACTACTCTCCAAATTGATTATAATATCGCATTAATAGTAATGGCCATTATCGTGGCATTATACGTTATTTTCGGCGGTATTAGGGGAGTTATGTACACAGATGCCCTGCAGGGAAGCATAATGTTCTTTGGAATGATATTTTTAGTTGTAACGACTTACTGGATGTTAGGTGGTGTAACCGATGCCAATCAGGCTCTAACTAATCTGGTCAACGTGATACCTACCAATGCCACATCAATGGCCACTGCTACGGGATTTACGGGCTGGACATCTATGCCTGCTCTGGGCAGTGCATTTTGGTGGACACTGGTCTCAAGCCTCATTCTGGGAGTGGGTATTGGGGTGCTCTCACAACCACAACTGGTAGTTAGATTTATGACAGTTAAAACCAACCGGGAATTGAACCGAGGAGTTCTGATTGGAGCAGTATTCATATTCGTGATGACCTTCGGAGCATACGTTGTAGGTGCACTTTCCAATGTATATTTCTTCCAGACAACTGGTCAGACTGCTGTTCAAGCAGCAGGAGGTAACCTGGATAAGGTCATACCAACATTTATCACTGCTGCTATGCCTTTATGGTTTGCATACATTTTTATGGTAGCTCTTCTTTCTGCAGCCATGTCCACACTCTCTTCTCAGTTCCATGTGCAGGGAACTGCCTTTGGAAGAGATATATATGAAACACTAGTACGAAAAACTGGTGGATCATCAGTTAGGGTGGCCAGGATAGGGATAGTTATAGCAGTTTTCATTGCAGTTATTCTGGGATTCATCCTACCGGCCAGTGTTGTTGCGGTGGGAACCGCCATGTGGTTTGGTATAACTGCCGCAGCATTCTTGGCAATCTACGTGGCAGCACTTTACTGGAAACGGGCCACCAAAGAAGGCGCAATCGCAGGATTAATTTCAGGTGCATTAGTTAGTTTAATATGGTTAGTTTTTGGGTTTAAAAAATCTGCAGAAGGCCTGGGAGTTTCAAAAGCTTTACTAGGACAATCTACCGTTATAACCACGGTCCCGTGGCCCACAGTGGATCCAATGATCATTGCCCTACCAGTGGCAGTTGTGATGACCATTGTTGTCACCCTGCTAACTAAACCCCCTGAAAAGGAATTTTTGGATAAATGTTTTAATGGGATTAGATCGGGTAAAGAAGAATAA
- a CDS encoding DUF5518 domain-containing protein: protein MVEIKWTTVRRGLLLSLLLWLILREVAGDVGGIIGFVVATMVVGYRVNEGYMDGAIHGSLVGAVGGIIGGLIILILYLIGLGDMAKQLWPVAGVIEAVIVLILYAIVGAIGGTVGSAIQKLR, encoded by the coding sequence ATGGTAGAAATAAAATGGACTACTGTGCGAAGAGGTTTATTATTATCACTACTCTTGTGGCTTATTCTTCGAGAAGTTGCCGGGGATGTTGGCGGTATAATTGGCTTTGTCGTAGCAACAATGGTTGTGGGTTACCGAGTTAATGAAGGTTACATGGACGGTGCAATACATGGATCACTAGTTGGTGCTGTTGGTGGTATTATAGGTGGATTAATCATACTGATATTATACCTCATTGGGTTAGGAGATATGGCAAAACAGCTTTGGCCAGTTGCAGGAGTAATAGAAGCAGTTATAGTCCTAATCCTATATGCAATTGTAGGGGCCATTGGTGGTACGGTAGGCTCCGCCATCCAAAAATTGCGTTAA
- a CDS encoding GNAT family N-acetyltransferase → MKKHVELERKIEWFKKYYPHGLRIKVVISKEGGYQGMLEYIPGEFAHRPVDADGYMFIHCIFVGFRKEFKGRGMASLLLDECIKEARDKKMLGVAVVTRKGPFMAGNDIFLNKGFQIVDSAEPDFDLLVKKFDDESENPQFKANMDECLTEYSNGLTILRSVQCPYTEKNVNSIVESAQNKFKLKTNLIDLEDVKAVKNTPCAFGSFCLIYNGEILSYHPISKTRFENIMKKIIK, encoded by the coding sequence TTGAAAAAGCATGTGGAGTTGGAAAGAAAAATTGAATGGTTTAAAAAATATTATCCCCACGGATTAAGAATTAAGGTGGTGATCTCTAAGGAGGGCGGTTATCAGGGGATGCTGGAGTACATTCCGGGAGAATTTGCTCATCGTCCTGTTGATGCTGACGGATACATGTTCATTCACTGTATTTTCGTTGGTTTCAGGAAGGAATTTAAAGGCAGAGGTATGGCTTCATTGTTACTTGATGAATGTATTAAAGAGGCAAGGGACAAAAAGATGTTGGGAGTTGCGGTAGTTACCAGAAAAGGCCCGTTCATGGCAGGTAATGATATATTCCTAAATAAAGGTTTCCAGATCGTGGATAGTGCTGAACCGGATTTTGATCTGCTGGTTAAAAAGTTTGATGATGAATCAGAAAACCCCCAATTCAAGGCAAATATGGATGAATGTTTAACTGAATACAGTAATGGATTGACTATTCTCCGTTCAGTTCAGTGTCCCTATACTGAAAAGAATGTTAACAGTATTGTAGAATCTGCACAAAATAAATTTAAATTAAAAACCAATTTGATAGATTTAGAAGATGTTAAAGCAGTTAAAAACACACCCTGTGCTTTTGGATCCTTCTGTCTTATTTATAATGGTGAAATATTAAGTTATCATCCAATTAGCAAGACTAGATTTGAGAATATAATGAAAAAGATCATTAAATGA
- a CDS encoding winged helix-turn-helix domain-containing protein: protein MNSPEIYDNRAKLEAIHQDIKRLMERSNQEYLDLMFANFKKDFINALTSYVKDDIESGLEKSMVDPCQMRKTCKSRFKEFLGNNAELIKCDNVSKESIDKKKDELSEIRKEAPFDNCEVCFKEVNSLFNKQLHLINSLQIYSSTEERPEISAIPEEVIVKQVLDPLANKQRLQILKSMASETKTFSNLSKLTGLRGGNLLFHIQKLLESDLILQRHERGDYMITEKGYNSLLMLAEFKKYMEN, encoded by the coding sequence ATGAATAGTCCTGAAATCTATGATAATAGGGCAAAATTAGAGGCAATACACCAGGATATTAAACGTTTAATGGAAAGATCCAATCAAGAATACTTGGATCTTATGTTTGCCAATTTTAAAAAAGATTTCATCAACGCTCTTACCTCTTATGTTAAAGATGACATTGAAAGTGGTTTGGAAAAAAGCATGGTAGATCCCTGCCAGATGCGAAAAACTTGCAAATCGAGATTCAAAGAGTTTTTAGGGAATAATGCAGAACTTATAAAGTGTGATAATGTTTCAAAGGAATCAATTGACAAAAAAAAGGATGAATTATCTGAAATAAGGAAAGAAGCTCCTTTTGATAATTGTGAAGTGTGTTTTAAGGAAGTTAATTCACTTTTTAACAAACAATTACATCTAATTAACTCATTACAAATTTACAGTTCTACAGAAGAAAGACCTGAAATATCTGCAATTCCTGAAGAGGTAATAGTTAAACAAGTACTAGACCCATTAGCCAATAAACAGAGGTTACAGATACTTAAATCAATGGCTTCTGAAACTAAAACATTTTCCAACCTTTCAAAGTTAACTGGGCTTCGTGGTGGTAATTTACTTTTCCACATTCAAAAACTTCTTGAAAGTGACCTTATTTTGCAGAGGCATGAAAGAGGCGATTACATGATTACCGAAAAAGGATATAACTCACTATTAATGCTTGCTGAATTTAAAAAATATATGGAAAATTGA